The window TGAACCTGACACAGCAGCAGCAGGACCAACTGAAGCCGATCATGGATAAGCAGCGCGAACAGATGCAGGCGATCCGCACCGACAGTGCGCTGACCCAGGCCCAGAAGCAGGAAAAGATGCAGGCGTTGCGTCAGGACACGCAGACACAGGTGAATGCGATCCTCACGCCGGAACAGCAGCAGCAGTGGCAGCAGATGAAGGAGAACCGGAAGCAGCACCGTCGTCATAAGGGCGGCTTCGGACAGCAGCCAACTGCTCCCCAGGGTGCATAAGATCTCTCGAACACAACCTCTCCTCGATGGGCAGCTCGTTAAGAGCTGCCTTTTTGTGCTGAACGGAGTGGCGGAAATGAACATCCAGGTGGTACAAGCGAAGGACGATGGAGAGTCCCGGCGAACTTCGGCGCAACGTAAAGGTTTTCGGCGCGACATCGTTCTTCAACGACACCGCCACGGAAATGGCCTACTGGGTGTTGCCCGCGTTCCTCGTCTCGATTGGCGCTGGTCCGGCGACGCTGGGCATCATTGAAGGCCTCGCGGAGAGCGTCACGGCGGCGGCGAAACTCTGGTCCGGGCTACTGGTGGACCGTGTGCGACAGCGTAAGCCGCTGGTAGTCATGGGTTACACCGTTGCCAATGCCGTGAAGCCGTTGCTCGCTCTTTCGACGGCATGGTGGCACGTGCTGGGAATCCGCTTCGCCGACCGTCTGGCAAAAGGCGTACGCGGCGCGCCGCGGGACGTCATGCTTTCCGAGTCGGTGCCAAAGGAGAGAGTCGGCTCTGCCTTCGGACTTCTTCAAACAATGGATTCAGCCGGAGCCATTGTTGGTCCTTTGCTCGCGCTGTTGCTGGTCTCGCACATCGGGCTGCGAGGGGTTTTCTGGGCTGCCGCCGTTCCCGGACTGATCAGCATCATCGCCGTTGTGTTCTTCGCAAAAGAGACGGGCAAGGCTCGGGCGGTCGCGCACGAACATCGGGAGCGCAGCAAAGCTCCATTGCCCGCCGCCTTCTACTACCTGATGACGGCGGTCGGGCTGTTTTCACTTGGTAACTCCAGCGACATGTTTCTGGTGTTGCGCGCGCAGGATATCGGCATCGCCGCGAGTTACGCGCCGTTGCTCGGGTTGGTGTTCAACATCACGTACACGGCGTTCTCCTGGCCAGCAGGGAAGTTGAGCGACCGCGTGTCGCGGAAGGGACTGGTCGCTGCCGGATACCTGGTGTTCACCATTGTTTACGCGGTGTTTGCGCTTGCTCCGTCGAAAAGCGCTATTTGGGGAGCGTTTGCCTTTTACGGCCTCTACTATGCACTGACGAATCCAGTGCTGAGAGCGATGGTGTCACACGCGGCACCGGCCGAAGCGCGAGGGCGGGCGTTCGGTATCTTCTATTTCGTCACGAGTATCACGGCATTGCTTGCTTCGGTGATCACGGGAGAGTTATGGAAGGTCTTCGGGGCAGCGATCCCCTTTTATACGAGTGCCGCCCTGTCTTTAACTGCCGCAATGATGATCATTGCCATACCCAAACGACTGACCGAAAGGACGGCAGGATCTTAAGATCCCGCCGTCGCAGCGAACTGTTTCCGTAACGCCAGGCCATCTTCATAGACCTGCTTCGCCCGTATAAGCGCCTCTTCCACATTGGGACAGATGTTCTCGTGTCCCACGTGCTCTTCAAACTCCGCCTGTTTCATCAATTGCGCCGGCTGCTCGCGTGCCCCGCAAAGGATCAGCGTGCGCCCGGAGTTGTGCAGAATGTCGGCGATGTCCTCCAGTGCCTTCATACCGGTGGCATCGATGGCCGTCATATTGCGCAAACGCAGAACAATGATGGGCGGAAGTTCATGCAGAGTTTCCTGGATGACGTTGATCTTTTCCGTGGCGCCAAACAGGAAGGGTCCGTGGATACGGAAGATGCGCAGGTAATCGGGGATGGCCTTGTCCTGAAGGATGTGGACACGACCTTCGTCAACATAAGCATCGGTTACCTGGGAAACCGTCGTAGTCACCGTGACCTTGCGGATGAACAGGAGCGTGGCCAGGATCATGCCGGCTTCGACGGCGACGGTGAGGTCGGCAAAGACGGTGAGCAGGAAGGTGACGACCCACACCGAGATGTCCGATTTGCTGAGCTTGAGAATTTCCGGAATCTCGCTCCATTCACCCATGTTGTAGGCGACGACCAACAGAATCGCCGCGAGCACGGGCAAGGGGACGAACTTCGCAAGCGGAGCCGCAAAGAGAAGAATTGCCAGCAGCGTGACTGCGTGGATCATGCCGGAGACGGGCGACTGCGCTCCCGACCGGATGTTGGTCGCGGTACGGGCGATGGCGCCGGTTGCGGGCAGGCCTCCGAACATGGGCGAAACGATGTTTGCCACGCCCTGTCCGATCAGCTCGACGTTGGGGTTGTGCTTGTCGTTGCTCATGCGATCGGAGACAACCGCGGACATGAGCGACTCGATCGCGCCGAGCATGGTGATGGTGAGAGCCGGTCCGAGCAAGGAGTGGACCATGCTCAAGTGGAACGTCGGAATCTCCATATGCGGCAGGCCGCTGGGAATACCTCCAAAGCGGCTGCCAATGGTTTCGACGCTCAGCTTCAACCCAAACGCCGCGACCGTGCCGACGAACATGGCGACGATAGGACCGGGGACACGGCGAGTGAGTTTCGGCGTGAGCAGGATCAGCAACAACGAGCC is drawn from Terriglobales bacterium and contains these coding sequences:
- a CDS encoding MFS transporter is translated as MESPGELRRNVKVFGATSFFNDTATEMAYWVLPAFLVSIGAGPATLGIIEGLAESVTAAAKLWSGLLVDRVRQRKPLVVMGYTVANAVKPLLALSTAWWHVLGIRFADRLAKGVRGAPRDVMLSESVPKERVGSAFGLLQTMDSAGAIVGPLLALLLVSHIGLRGVFWAAAVPGLISIIAVVFFAKETGKARAVAHEHRERSKAPLPAAFYYLMTAVGLFSLGNSSDMFLVLRAQDIGIAASYAPLLGLVFNITYTAFSWPAGKLSDRVSRKGLVAAGYLVFTIVYAVFALAPSKSAIWGAFAFYGLYYALTNPVLRAMVSHAAPAEARGRAFGIFYFVTSITALLASVITGELWKVFGAAIPFYTSAALSLTAAMMIIAIPKRLTERTAGS
- a CDS encoding SulP family inorganic anion transporter — encoded protein: MKNESDSSPSSSFWQAWLPKSVIVLRDYNRQKFLSDLIAGITVGLVALPLAMAFAISSGVPPQLGIYCAIVAGFLISALGGSKTQIGGPTGAFVVIVSGIVAKYGIEGLYVCTGMAGFFLIIMGITGFGSAVKFIPRPVVIGFTNGIAVLIASTQIKDFFGLQIEQVPSEFPERMKSLAEHWNTLSVESLLLAGGSLLLILLTPKLTRRVPGPIVAMFVGTVAAFGLKLSVETIGSRFGGIPSGLPHMEIPTFHLSMVHSLLGPALTITMLGAIESLMSAVVSDRMSNDKHNPNVELIGQGVANIVSPMFGGLPATGAIARTATNIRSGAQSPVSGMIHAVTLLAILLFAAPLAKFVPLPVLAAILLVVAYNMGEWSEIPEILKLSKSDISVWVVTFLLTVFADLTVAVEAGMILATLLFIRKVTVTTTVSQVTDAYVDEGRVHILQDKAIPDYLRIFRIHGPFLFGATEKINVIQETLHELPPIIVLRLRNMTAIDATGMKALEDIADILHNSGRTLILCGAREQPAQLMKQAEFEEHVGHENICPNVEEALIRAKQVYEDGLALRKQFAATAGS